One Nocardiopsis gilva YIM 90087 genomic window, CGATCCCCCCGCTCGCCACCAGTGCACCCGGAACGGCCTCACTGGCCTTCGCCACCCTCGGTCCCCGGGAACACGGAAGAGGAGGGTGTCACGACCCGACATTGAATCACAGTCAGTGACACCATAATCGCCGATTGTGTATTGGCGTGAGAAAACCGCTAGATTGAGGCACGCTGCAGCCCACCCATTACGGTCAGGCAGCTGCACTCCGGGGGTTCGAACGACGAGTGCGGAGCAGCGATCACGACCGGGGGTGTGGTCCAACCGACCACGGGCGGGCAAGCGACCGGACGAGTGGATGCGGGTGGTCTTCCGTGTCCTCCGAGTTCTCCGAAAGACGCCCGAGCATCGCAACGCACACAGACTGGGGGGGATTATGGCCGCTGGCATCCAGTGGGTCTGATCATGAGTCGACGAATGCGCGGCGCTGGGCGAGGAGGTCCCTCGCCCGGCGCCGCGCTCGCGTCGTGTCCGTGCCCGAGAACGCCCCCCGAGCCCGGCGCGCCCACCCTTCGACGGCCCCTCGGCGCACGCCTGGCACCTCCAGTCGACGGAGCCCGCACCGTCCCGTGCGGGTCGGCACGTCCAGCGGCAGGGGCGCGCGTGCGCCACGGAGCAGCACCATCCCCCGTCCCACGCTCGCGGCAGGTCAGCCGTGCTTCGTCAGAGCCGTGCCGAGCGCCTCGCGGTACTCACGGTAGCGGCCCAGCTCCCGCTCCAACGGCGCGACGACCAGCTCATCGGCGAGAGTGCGGACCTTCTCGGCACTGTCCCGCTCCACCTGGTCGCGCCGCTGGGTGGCGGCGACCGACACGAGGTTGCGACAACCCACATCGGTCAGCCACCCCACGGCGAGGGTCGCTGCGGCGACGGCGCCGGCGAAGCCGAGGTAGATGGGGTCGTCCAGGAGAGCGAAGCCGGTCAGGCCGCCCCCGATCCAGCTGACGAGCAGTGTGCCGATCCAGGCCAGGCCCACTCCTGCCACGGCCACCAGCGTGTACTGCACGATGCGCACGATCTGCCACCACAGCGGGGTGTTCTCGGGGTCGGGCACGGTCTCGCTGATCGCGTTGCCCAGGCCGACCGGAAGGTCGCGGAGGTTACCGCGGGCCGCCGCGCGCAACCGCTTGGGCCACGGCGCGGGAAGGGAGCCGCCGACGCTGTCGGCGATCTCGGCGGTCGCGGTCTCGATCTCGGCCTGGTGGGCGTCAACGGGACCGGCGACGCCGCGCTCGTCGTCGTCGCTGTGGAAACCCATCCGGATCGCGCGCAGGGGGTCCCGGCGGAGCTTGCGCGCCCACCGCGTGACCGGCCAGCCCACGCGCCTGCACCCGCGGCGCTCGTGGGCGGTCTCGGTGGTGTCGGCGATGGCGGAGACACCGCTCGCCGCCAGCAGGTCGGTGACCAGGCGCAGGCGGCCCGCCTCGGACACGCTCGGCGCCTCGGTGGAGCCCTGGTAGCGCTCGAAGCCGCCGATGACCTGGTCGAGGTCGGCGACGAGCCGGTCGATCAGCGCCCGGCGCTCGGTGACCGTCTCGATGAGCAGCTCGCGCAGGCCACGGACGCCCTGGCCGGTGAGGACGGAGGTGGTGAGCACGCGCGGCTGCACGCCGGACTCGGTCTCCAGCAGCCGCCGGAGGTCGGTGAGGAGCTCCTCGAGCTCGTCGTGTTCGACCCGGTCGACCTGGTTGAGGACGGCCACCGTGACCGCGCCGTACCCGGACATCTCTCTCAGGTAGCGGTGGTGCACGGCGGCGTCGGCGTACTTCTGCGGGTCGAGGACCCAGATCAGCAGGTCGGCGGCGCCGATGAGGCGGTCGGCCTCGGCGGTGTGCATGGCCCGGACGGAGTCGTGGTCCGGCAGGTCGAGCAGGATCAAGCCGCTGAGCTCGGAGTTGTCGCTGTCGAGCACGCTCGTCCGGGAGTGGCGGCACCGCCGCGGGACGCCGAGCCAGGTCAGCAGGCCGTCGGCGCCCTCGTTCCCCCAGACGCAGGCGTGCGCGGAGGAGGTGGTGGGCCGGGTGATGCCGACCCGGGAGAATTCGAGCCCGCACAGGGCGTTGAAGAGCGACGACTTGCCGCTTCCGGTACCGCCCGCGAGCGCGACGACGGTGTGGTCGCCGGAGAGGCGGAGCCGCGCACCCGCGTGGTCGAGCAGGTGGCGGGCGCGCGCGATGAGTTCGGGGTCGAAGTCCTCGCGGCCGATGGAGACGATCGTCGCCAGCGCGTCGAGGCGGGTGATCAGCTCTTCGCGCGTGGTGGCGGGCATGGGCTGCCACGGGTCGTTCGAGCTGATGCGGTACTCGTCATCGTCATCGTCATCGTCATCGCCGTCGCCGACGGCCGATGACGTCCAGGCGGGCTCGTCGTCGGCGTGCTCCTGCGCCTCCTCCGTGGCGGAGGCTTCGGTGCCGTCCGCGTCCTGGGCCGCCTCCGTGTGCGGCGCCTTGGTGCCGTCGCCAGCTGGCGTCTTCCCGGCCACCTTGTCCATGGCGCTGAGGACGGCCTCGGAGAGCGCCGGGATCGGGCCGGTACGGCGTCCGGCGATCTTCGAGGTCTCGCTGTCGGCCTCGGTCAGCGCGTCCACCCAGGCGGCGAGCCGGTCGGGGTCGTCGGGATCGGCCCGTTCGCCAGCGGCGCTCTGGCTGTTGTCGTCCGGAGTGTGCGGGGCAGCGGCGTCGCCGTCGGGTTGGGTCGGCGCCACCGCGCGCTTCTTGGGGGCGGCGTGCCGACCACCGCCGGACGGACGCTCGGCGCGGGCGCCGTCCGTCCGCTCAGCCGCATGGCCGTTCTCGCTGCTCTCGCTGCTCGCACTGTCCTGCGCGTGCTCCCCGTCCCGCCCGCCCTGGCCGTCGGGACCGGTCGGGCCGTCAGTCGTATCGGCGGCCTCCGCAGCGGCCTCCGATGCCGACGAACCCATGGCAGCCTGCGGACCTGTGCCGGGGCGCACGCTGCTGACCGGAGCCGCGTCCGTACGCCAGCCCGCCCCGTCGTCCGGGTCGGCGAGCAGGTCGGGGTTGGCCCTGCGCCGTGCGCGGCCCTCGCCGACGCGGTCGACGGCGCGGCGCAGTGACGGGTAGGCGCCCGATGACGTCTCCTCGACCGCCGAGGCTGTGGCGGCGTCGGCCGCGCCTCCGGTGGCCTCCTCACCCGCGGCGTCCGGGCCCACTGCCTGCCCGGGGTGGTCGGTCGACGGCTGTCCCCCGCGCTCGTCCGCGAGGGTGGGGTGCGGGCCGGACTGCATGTCGACGGCCCGGCGCAGCGCCGGGTAGGAGCCCGGCTCCGGCTCCGCGGGACGGTTCGGCGGCCAGGCGTTGCCCGCCGGCGCCGCCCATCCGGCGTCCCTCCTGGCCTTGGCCGGGAGGACGTAGCCCGTCCACTGGTCGTCCCCGCGTGCGCGGTGGGCGCTCTCGGGCGCCTCCGGTGCGTCCCGCGCGGTGTCCGAGGCGGGGGACGCGCCACTATCGGCCTGGGGTCCCGCCACGTCTGGTTCCTCATCTGCGTGAGCGGGGTTCCGCTGAGTCGTCATCGCGCAATCTCAAGGTCGTACGTGGCCTGGGTCAGCTGGACGGCATCGGCTTCTTGGGGCAGTCCCGCGGCGGTCAGGGCGTCGGTGAAGCCCGTGCGCTCGTGTTCCAGCAACTCGGTGACGCACCGCTGCAGGTCGTCGCGTGCCATCGTGCCAATGTTACGCAGCGATTCGGCCCCGAAGAGCCCTTTCAGCAATCGCTGTGGGGGCGGTCCCCCGGAACGCGGTGTCGTCGACTCCACCGACGCGTATCCCAGCAGATCGACGATGAGGACAAGAGTGAACGCGGTGGCATCGAAGGTGACGAACCGGGCGACGGACCGCTTGGTGGCGCCGTCGGCGGCGACCATCTCCGTCACGCGTTTCTGCCAGCCCGAAATCGCCTCCCGCACACGGCGGGCCAGGTCGCCGGTGGAGTCGTCGCCCCGGGCGGACTCCGCGAGCGCCCCCGCGCCGTGGACCTCCTCCCACCGCTCGGTGACCTGCTCGGCCGCGCGCTCCGCCGCGGACACGATGAGGGCCTGCAGGCTGTCGCGGACCGCGCCCTGCAGGGCGTTCACGCGCGCGGCGGCGTCGTCGGACGTCTTCGCCTTGCGTTTGCCGCGGATCCGCATGGTGCGGGCGAGTTCGCCGCTGGCCGCGATGTCCTGCCAGCGGGCCAGCAGGTTGCCGCGCAGCAGCGACCCGTCCTGGACGGACCGGCCCACGTCGGAGATCGCGGTGGCGTAGGCGGTGTTCACCGCCTTCTCCAGGACCCGGCCGACCTCGACCTGCCGCTCGACCTGCTTGGCCAGTTCGGGGACGCGGGTGCGGAAGCTGTCGATGACCCCGATGAAGGTGCGCCGCGAGACGCGGTCGCGCTGGGCGAGGTCACCCGCGACGTCGGCGAGGTAGCCGCGGATCCGGTCGGCGGTGTTGGCGGTGAAGCGCTCACCCGCGATCTGGTCGGTCTCGGGGATGTGGAACCGGGCCGCGTTGCCGAGGCCGTTGGCGTCCAGCATCGCGCCGAAGTGTTCGGTCAGCTGCTGGTGGCCGCGCTCGGGCACACGGGAGAGCACCACCGCGAGTGAGGTGTCCCGGTCGCGGGCGACCTGCAGGAACTCCCACACCCGGGCATCGGCGTAGCGGCGGCTGGTGGTGACGAACACCCACAGGTCGGCGGCGTCCAGGAACTTCGAGGCGAATTCGTGGTGCGCCGCGACCGCGGAGTCGACGTCGGGGGTGTCCAGCAGGGCGACCCCCTCGGGCATGCACTCGCTGGCGGCCAGCACCAGCATGCCGTCCTTGCCCGGCATGGCCAGCCCCTCCTGCCGGACGCGCGGCAGCGTGGGCAGGAAGGAGGACTCGTTGAACCAGTCGACATCGGCCGGGTTGCAGGCGAGCACCGGGCTGTTGGTGGTCGGCCGCCGCACGCCGGTGGTGGTGACCTGTTCACCGACGAGGCTGTTGACGAGGGTGGACTTTCCGGCGCCGGTGGAGCCGGCGACGGCGATCAGCAGAGGGGTGTCGGGGCGGCGGACCCGCGGCAGCACGTAGTCGTCGAGCTGGTGCAGGACGTCGGCGCGCGCCGTCTCGCCCTCGGCGGCGCCGGGCAGGCCTTCGGCGAAGCCGATGTCCCGGATGCTGGCGCGCAGCCCTTCCAGGACCTTCTCGAACCCGCTGTCGTCGGCGACCGCTCCGCGATGCTTGGCCTTGGAGGGGACGGGGGACCGAGCACGCTCATGCCGACCGGGCGTACTCCGTTTCGGGGCCGAGGCCGGCCCTGCTTTCGTTTCACCTGACCCTGTCGATTCCGGCGCAGCAGGCGGCCGGGGCATAGCGCTTCCGCCCTTCTCATCGGTCTTCGCGGTCACCTGATCCGGTTCCCCTCGGGGGATTCGTCGCCACCGGAGCCGTCTGTCCGCACACGCGGCTCACCCGGTCCCTGGTGCAGTATGTCAAGTTCCCGGGCCGCATCCACCACTTCTCCAATGACGATGATGGCCGGAGGACGCACTCCGGAGTCCGCGACTGCCTGCGCGACCGTCCCGAGCGTCGCGATGACCGTCCGCTGCGTGGGCAGCGTGGAGTCCTGGATCACGGCGACGGGGGTATCGGCCGCGCGCCCGTGCTCGGTCAGCGAAGCGGCGATGGCGCCGATGCGTTCCACGCCCATGAGTACCACGAGGGTTCCGTGCTGCCGCGCCAGCCCGGCCCAGTCGACGGTGGAGCGCCGGTCGCCCGGCGCGACGTGGGCGGAGACGACGTGCAGGTCCTGGGCGACGCCGCGGTGGGTGGGCGGGATGCCCGCGCTCGCGGGGCCGGCCAGCGCGCTGGTCACGCCGGGGACGATGCTGACCGGGACGCCGGCCGCGGCGCAGGCCGCCGCCTCCTCGCCGCCGCGGCCGAAGAGGAAGGAGTCGCCGCCCTTGAGCCGCACGACGAACCGGCCGTCGAGCGCGCGCTCGACGAGGATGCGGTTGATCTCGTCCTGCTTCATGGAGCGGCCGTAGGGGATCTTGGCGGCGTCGACGATCTCGACGTCGGCGGGCAGGCGGTCCAGCAGGGAGGTCGGGGCCAGCCGGTCGACCACGACGACGTCGGCCTGGGAGAGCAGTTGGCTGCCGCGCACGGTGATCAGGCCGGGGTCGCCGGGGCCGCCGCCGACCAGGGCGACGCCGCGCAGCGGTTCCCGGCCGCGGCGCGCGTCGAGCGTTCCGTCGGACAGGCCGTCGGTGACGGCGTCGCGCAGTCCGGCCGCCCGACGCGGGTCGCCGTTGGCCACCACGCCCACGGTCACGTCGCCCACTGTGCCGGTGGCGGGTGTCCACGCGGTGGCGGCGTGCCGGTCGTCGGCGCGGACGCACCACAGCCGGGCCGCTTCGGCCTCCTCGGCGACAGCGCTGTTGACCTCGGGGACGTCGGTCGCGGCGTGGACGAGCCAGAACGCACCGAGACGGCCGTCGCGCACGTCACCCGGCTCGAAGCCGCGCTGGTGCCAGGTGATGCGTCCGGAGGAGGCGAGGTCCTCCAGGGCCGCCGTGACCTCGGGCGCGATCACGGTCACCTTCGCCCCCGCCTCCAGGAGGTTGGGGACCCGGCGTTGGGCGACGCGGCCGCCTCCGACGACCAGAACGTCGCGCCCGTTCATGCGCAAGCCGAGAAGATACGTCACCTGGGTTGACCTCCAGATCTGCGACCGTTTCCGAACGCGGGCCACGACGTGCCCGGGCCTGGTCGATCCGAATCCCCGCGATCGCTCCCCGGCGCCGTTCGCCCCCTGATCCGGCACGTGTCCCGCTGTTCCCTGCGCACCCGTGCTCGACAGTGAGGTGGGATGCGTCGATGCCCCAAAAAATACCGTGTCAAACCGGGGTTTCGCCCGCGCTCCCGCACATAACGCACGCCCGCGCCCTGCGGCGATCGCGGTATCGGTCCCCTCTGTCCTTTCATAGCAGCATCGCCGAAACAGGGGGTTATCGGCCACCCACGTTACGACGTGACGAACACACCACGTGCGCTAACACCCGCGTGCGGGAGCGCCGCAGGCGGACCGGACACCCGCCCGGGAGCCGCCCTGCCCTGCAGGAACGGGCCACGACGGCCAGCCGGGCCGCGTCCGAAAGACGAGGGTGCCCCGGGAGGTGCGGCACCACCCGTCGATCGTGCCGCACCTCACCGCGGGGCACGCCGAAGGCGGCAGGAACCCGGCCCGGCCGCACGGCGCAGCGCCCCGCGCTCCTTGCCGTCACGCCCGCTCGGAAACCCCGGCGGAGTCGAAGGTGGCGACACTGCGCAGCGCACGCGCCGCTCCCTGGAGCAGCGGGAGCGCGAGTAGCGCACCCGAGCCCTCGCCCAGGCGCATCTCCAGGTCCACCAGGGGCTGCAGGCCGAGGTGCTCCAGCGCCACGCTGTGCCCCGGCTCGGCGGACCGGTGCCCGGCGAAGCAGGCGTGGTGCACCTCGGGGGCGATGGCCGACGCCGCGAGAGCAGCGGCACCGGCGATCACACCGTCGAGCAGCACCGGGACTCTGAGGGCGGCGGCGCCGAGGATGAACCCGGCGAGCGCGGCGTGCTCCAGGCCGCCCACGGCGGCGAGCACGCCGACCGGATCGTGGGACTCGACCGCGTTGACCGCCAGCGCGCGGCGGACCACCTCGATCTTGTGCTCGTGCATGGCGTCGTCCACGCCGGTGCCGCGCCCGGTCACCTCGGCCGGGTCGACGCCGGTGAAGGCGGCGATCAGCGCGGCGGAGGCGGTCGTGTTGGCGATGCCCATGTCGCCGGTGATCAGGCAGCGGTTGCCCGCCGAGGACAGGTCGCGGGCGACCTCGATCCCCGCCTCGATGGCGAACTCGGCCTGGGTGCGGGTCATGGCCGGGCCCTGGGTCATGTCGGCCGTGCCGCGGGCGACCTTGCGCGGCAGCAGCCCCGGGACCGTGGGCAGATCACCGGCGACACCGACGTCCACCACGGTCACCTCGGCGCCGACCTGCTCGGCGAAGGCGTTGGCGACGGCGCCCCCGGCAAGGAAGTTCTGCACCATCTGCCCGGTGACCTCCTGCGGCCAGGAGG contains:
- a CDS encoding GTPase gives rise to the protein MAGPQADSGASPASDTARDAPEAPESAHRARGDDQWTGYVLPAKARRDAGWAAPAGNAWPPNRPAEPEPGSYPALRRAVDMQSGPHPTLADERGGQPSTDHPGQAVGPDAAGEEATGGAADAATASAVEETSSGAYPSLRRAVDRVGEGRARRRANPDLLADPDDGAGWRTDAAPVSSVRPGTGPQAAMGSSASEAAAEAADTTDGPTGPDGQGGRDGEHAQDSASSESSENGHAAERTDGARAERPSGGGRHAAPKKRAVAPTQPDGDAAAPHTPDDNSQSAAGERADPDDPDRLAAWVDALTEADSETSKIAGRRTGPIPALSEAVLSAMDKVAGKTPAGDGTKAPHTEAAQDADGTEASATEEAQEHADDEPAWTSSAVGDGDDDDDDDDEYRISSNDPWQPMPATTREELITRLDALATIVSIGREDFDPELIARARHLLDHAGARLRLSGDHTVVALAGGTGSGKSSLFNALCGLEFSRVGITRPTTSSAHACVWGNEGADGLLTWLGVPRRCRHSRTSVLDSDNSELSGLILLDLPDHDSVRAMHTAEADRLIGAADLLIWVLDPQKYADAAVHHRYLREMSGYGAVTVAVLNQVDRVEHDELEELLTDLRRLLETESGVQPRVLTTSVLTGQGVRGLRELLIETVTERRALIDRLVADLDQVIGGFERYQGSTEAPSVSEAGRLRLVTDLLAASGVSAIADTTETAHERRGCRRVGWPVTRWARKLRRDPLRAIRMGFHSDDDERGVAGPVDAHQAEIETATAEIADSVGGSLPAPWPKRLRAAARGNLRDLPVGLGNAISETVPDPENTPLWWQIVRIVQYTLVAVAGVGLAWIGTLLVSWIGGGLTGFALLDDPIYLGFAGAVAAATLAVGWLTDVGCRNLVSVAATQRRDQVERDSAEKVRTLADELVVAPLERELGRYREYREALGTALTKHG
- a CDS encoding GTPase, yielding MPRPPAAPESTGSGETKAGPASAPKRSTPGRHERARSPVPSKAKHRGAVADDSGFEKVLEGLRASIRDIGFAEGLPGAAEGETARADVLHQLDDYVLPRVRRPDTPLLIAVAGSTGAGKSTLVNSLVGEQVTTTGVRRPTTNSPVLACNPADVDWFNESSFLPTLPRVRQEGLAMPGKDGMLVLAASECMPEGVALLDTPDVDSAVAAHHEFASKFLDAADLWVFVTTSRRYADARVWEFLQVARDRDTSLAVVLSRVPERGHQQLTEHFGAMLDANGLGNAARFHIPETDQIAGERFTANTADRIRGYLADVAGDLAQRDRVSRRTFIGVIDSFRTRVPELAKQVERQVEVGRVLEKAVNTAYATAISDVGRSVQDGSLLRGNLLARWQDIAASGELARTMRIRGKRKAKTSDDAAARVNALQGAVRDSLQALIVSAAERAAEQVTERWEEVHGAGALAESARGDDSTGDLARRVREAISGWQKRVTEMVAADGATKRSVARFVTFDATAFTLVLIVDLLGYASVESTTPRSGGPPPQRLLKGLFGAESLRNIGTMARDDLQRCVTELLEHERTGFTDALTAAGLPQEADAVQLTQATYDLEIAR
- the cobA gene encoding uroporphyrinogen-III C-methyltransferase, which encodes MNGRDVLVVGGGRVAQRRVPNLLEAGAKVTVIAPEVTAALEDLASSGRITWHQRGFEPGDVRDGRLGAFWLVHAATDVPEVNSAVAEEAEAARLWCVRADDRHAATAWTPATGTVGDVTVGVVANGDPRRAAGLRDAVTDGLSDGTLDARRGREPLRGVALVGGGPGDPGLITVRGSQLLSQADVVVVDRLAPTSLLDRLPADVEIVDAAKIPYGRSMKQDEINRILVERALDGRFVVRLKGGDSFLFGRGGEEAAACAAAGVPVSIVPGVTSALAGPASAGIPPTHRGVAQDLHVVSAHVAPGDRRSTVDWAGLARQHGTLVVLMGVERIGAIAASLTEHGRAADTPVAVIQDSTLPTQRTVIATLGTVAQAVADSGVRPPAIIVIGEVVDAARELDILHQGPGEPRVRTDGSGGDESPEGNRIR